A genomic segment from Callithrix jacchus isolate 240 chromosome 8, calJac240_pri, whole genome shotgun sequence encodes:
- the LOC103795890 gene encoding uncharacterized protein LOC103795890, protein MIKNGVTAAGHALPGSRRRRRGPTLGTRPGREASQPPGPPGGRPRPLLSCSTCTQRPGLCRRRQAAASPPCSAASSAPVSGRRQSLPAKLRSRISPSCPGWPARPPSRIPPQSGLPARAGSARAPPPEARPAHDVRAPLPDAQLLGARTKRPKLGLDTRLWRCRWQRVPSGGRLSGPGDSALFSLALWFPLVTVIAPSLLAAESIAGTWRTGIDRFGPRVSVRAEGSPPSRPFSGPGQAPCPPSHRREHGAVDHGCWTSPR, encoded by the exons ATGATTAAGAACGGCGTGACTGCGGCGGGTCACGCGCTGCCCGGTTCCCGTCGCCGCCGCCGGGGCCCCACTCTGGGAACCCGACCCGGCCGGGAGGCGTCCCAGCCACCTGGGCCTCCCGGCGGCCGGCCCCGCCCCCTACTGAGCTGCAGCACCTGCACGCAGCGACCAGGGCTGTGCAGGCGACGCCAGGCCGCGGCCTCGCCGCCCTGCAGCGCCGCGAGTTCAGCGCCAGTCAGCGGCCGCCGGCAGAGCCTGCCTGCAAAGCTGAGATCCCGGATCTCACCTTCCTGTCCCGGGTGGCCAGCCCGCCCGCCGTCCCGGATACCGCCGCAGTCGGGGCTTCCGGCTCGGGCCGGAAGCGCACGCGCCCCGCCCCCGGAGGCCCGCCCCGCTCATGACGTCAGAGCGCCTCTGCCAGACGCACAGCTTCTCGGAGCGAGAACAAAGCGGCCGAAGTTGGGGCTTGATACCCGGCTCTGGCGTTGCAGGTGGCAGCGCGTCCCTTCAGGCGGGCGGTTGTCTGGGCCTGGCGACTCAGCGCTCTTCAGCCTTGCCCTCTGGTTCCCGCTCGTGACTGTCATCGCCCCATCACTCCTTGCTGCGGAGAGCATCGCAGGGACTTGGAGGACCGGCATCGATCGCTTTGGCCCGCGAGTGTCCGTCCGAGCCGAGGGGAGCCCGCCTTCCCGCCCCTTCTCTGGGCCTGGCCAGGCACCTTGCCCGCCGTCGCACAGACGCGAGCACGGAGCAGTAGATCACG GCTGCTGGACCTCGCCACGTTGA
- the MOAP1 gene encoding modulator of apoptosis 1, with the protein MSLRLLEDWCRGMDMSPRKALLIAGIPESCSVAEIEEALQAGLAPLGEYRLLGRMFRRDENCKVALVGLAAETSRALVPKEIPGKGGIWRVLFKTPDPDNDFLSRLNEFLEGEGMTMGELTRALRYENGSLDLGQGMIPEMWAPMLAQALNEALEPALQYFHYKKLSVFSGSDSPEPEEEEFEPWLFHTTQMLKVWEVSDAEKRRRVLESLRGPALDVIRVLKINNPLITVDECLQALEQVFGVTDSPRELHDKFLNTYQKEEEKLSDYVLRLEPLLQKLVQKGAIERDAVNQARLDQVIAGAVHRTVRRELNLPEDGPAPSLLQLLVLIKDYEAAEEEEALLQAVLDGHFT; encoded by the coding sequence ATGAGTTTGAGGCTTTTAGAAGACTGGTGCCGGGGGATGGACATGAGCCCTCGGAAAGCGCTGCTGATTGCCGGCATCCCCGAGAGCTGCAGTGTGGCAGAAATCGAGGAGGCTCTGCAGGCTGGTTTAGCTCCCCTAGGGGAGTATAGACTGCTTGGAAGGATGTTCAGGAGGGATGAGAACTGCAAAGTAGCCCTAGTTGGGCTTGCTGCGGAGACTAGTCGTGCACTGGTCCCTAAGGAGATACCGGGAAAAGGGGGTATCTGGAGAGTGCTCTTTAAGACCCCCGACCCAGATAATGATTTCCTAAGCAgattaaatgaatttttagagGGAGAGGGCATGACAATGGGTGAGTTGACCAGAGCTCTTAGATATGAAAATGGCTCCTTAGACCTAGGGCAGGGCATGATCCCAGAAATGTGGGCCCCTATGTTGGCACAGGCATTAAATGAGGCTCTTGAGCCTGCCCTGCAGTACTTCCACTATAAAAAGCTGAGCGTGTTCTCAGGCAGTGATTCTCCAGAACCggaagaagaagaatttgaaCCCTGGCTGTTTCATACTACTCAGATGTTAAAGGTGTGGGAGGTGTCAGATGCAGAGAAGAGAAGGCGAGTGCTAGAGAGCCTTCGAGGCCCAGCACTTGATGTTATTCGTGTCCTCAAGATAAACAATCCTTTAATTACTGTTGATGAATGCCTGCAGGCTCTTGAGCAGGTATTTGGGGTTACAGATAGTCCTAGAGAGTTGCATGACAAATTTCTAAACACTTaccagaaggaggaagaaaagttaTCTGATTATGTACTAAGGCTGGAGCCTTTGTTACAGAAGCTGGTACAGAAAGGAGCAATTGAGAGAGATGCTGTGAATCAGGCCCGCCTAGACCAAGTCATTGCTGGGGCAGTCCACAGAACAGTTCGCAGAGAGCTTAATCTGCCGGAGGATGGCCCAGCCCCTAGTTTATTGCAGTTACTGGTACTAATAAAGGATTATGAagcagctgaggaggaggaggccctTCTCCAGGCAGTATTAGACGGGCATTTCACCTGA